A genomic region of Pseudomonas sp. MPC6 contains the following coding sequences:
- a CDS encoding glyoxalase superfamily protein: protein MFSIEQAKQMAKRLRASLQTCNQAVPHATALELVAQQLGYKDWNTASALLPQENTQPTITFDKPIPILRMFDETKAREFYLDFLGFSVEFEHRFEADLPLYLGISRDGLQLHLSEHHGDASPGSTVFVPMHNIERLRDELLAKRYGYGRPEIVQQGWGQVLEVYDPFGNRIRFCQS, encoded by the coding sequence ATGTTTTCGATCGAGCAAGCCAAGCAGATGGCCAAGCGGCTGCGTGCCTCGCTTCAGACGTGCAATCAAGCGGTGCCTCACGCCACCGCGCTTGAACTGGTTGCGCAGCAACTGGGCTACAAGGACTGGAACACCGCGTCGGCGCTGCTGCCCCAGGAAAACACCCAGCCCACGATTACATTCGACAAACCCATCCCGATATTGCGGATGTTCGATGAAACCAAGGCGCGGGAGTTCTATCTGGATTTCCTCGGTTTCAGCGTCGAATTCGAGCACCGCTTCGAAGCCGATCTACCGCTGTACCTGGGGATCAGCCGGGACGGCCTGCAACTGCATCTTTCCGAACATCATGGCGATGCGAGCCCCGGGTCCACGGTATTTGTGCCCATGCACAATATCGAACGACTGCGGGATGAATTACTGGCCAAGCGCTACGGGTACGGACGCCCGGAAATCGTTCAGCAGGGCTGGGGACAAGTGCTGGAAGTCTACGACCCTTTCGGTAACCGGATCCGGTTCTGCCAAAGCTGA
- a CDS encoding bile acid:sodium symporter family protein — MTRPRFLPDNFTLTLIGVVVLASILPASGQIGVGFGWLTNFAIGLLFFLHGAKLSRESIIAGAGHWRLHLLVFGLTFVLFPLLGLALKPLLSPLIGNDLYMGMLYLCALPATVQSAIAFTSLARGNIPAAICSAAASSLFGIFLTPLLVTLLLDVHGEGGSTLDAILKISVQLLLPFIAGQIARRWIGAWVARNKNWLKFVDQGSILLVVYGAFSAAVVEGIWHQIPLWALAGLVVVCCILLALVLLIATVSGKALGFNQEDRITILFCGSKKSLATGVPMAQVLFAGSTLGVLILPLMLFHQIQLMVCAVLAQRYANRSETVAELMGQVDP, encoded by the coding sequence ATGACCCGCCCTCGCTTCTTGCCTGACAACTTCACCCTGACCTTGATCGGTGTGGTGGTTCTCGCCAGCATCCTGCCTGCCAGCGGTCAAATAGGCGTCGGCTTTGGCTGGCTGACCAACTTTGCCATCGGCCTGCTGTTTTTCCTGCATGGCGCCAAGCTGTCGCGCGAGTCGATCATTGCCGGAGCGGGGCATTGGCGCTTGCATCTGCTGGTGTTCGGCCTGACCTTTGTCCTGTTCCCGCTGCTCGGCCTGGCGCTCAAACCCTTGTTGTCGCCGCTGATCGGCAACGATCTGTACATGGGCATGCTCTACCTCTGCGCGCTGCCCGCCACGGTACAGTCGGCGATTGCATTCACCTCTCTGGCCCGTGGCAACATTCCGGCGGCGATATGCAGTGCGGCGGCGTCCAGCTTGTTCGGAATCTTCCTCACGCCGTTGCTGGTGACCTTGCTGTTGGATGTGCACGGCGAGGGCGGTTCGACCCTCGATGCGATTCTGAAAATCAGCGTGCAACTGTTGCTACCGTTCATTGCCGGACAGATCGCCCGGCGCTGGATCGGTGCATGGGTAGCGCGCAATAAGAACTGGCTGAAGTTCGTCGACCAGGGCTCGATCCTGCTGGTGGTCTACGGTGCGTTCAGCGCGGCGGTGGTCGAAGGCATCTGGCATCAGATTCCGCTCTGGGCGCTGGCCGGGCTGGTGGTGGTGTGCTGCATCCTGTTGGCGCTGGTGCTGCTGATCGCTACCGTGTCGGGCAAAGCCTTGGGCTTCAATCAGGAAGACCGCATCACCATCCTGTTCTGCGGTTCGAAGAAAAGCCTGGCGACCGGTGTGCCGATGGCCCAGGTGCTGTTCGCCGGCAGCACCCTGGGTGTGTTGATTTTGCCGCTGATGCTGTTCCACCAGATTCAGCTGATGGTGTGTGCGGTGTTGGCGCAACGCTATGCCAATCGCTCGGAAACGGTTGCCGAACTGATGGGTCAGGTCGATCCCTGA
- the msrA gene encoding peptide-methionine (S)-S-oxide reductase MsrA — MTTRTEKAVLAGGCFWGMQDLIRRQPGVLSTRVGYTGGDVDNANYRNHGTHAEAIEIEFDPAQISYRQILEFFFQIHDPTTRNRQGNDIGTSYRSALFYLDEEQKRVAEDTVADADASGLWPDKVVTEIVPAGPFWEAEPEHQDYLEHYPNGYTCHFIRPNWKLPKRG; from the coding sequence ATGACGACGCGAACCGAAAAGGCCGTTCTGGCCGGCGGTTGTTTCTGGGGCATGCAGGATCTGATCAGGCGCCAACCCGGCGTATTGTCCACACGGGTGGGCTACACCGGCGGCGATGTGGACAACGCCAACTATCGCAACCATGGCACCCACGCCGAAGCGATCGAAATCGAGTTCGATCCAGCCCAGATCAGCTATCGCCAGATCCTCGAGTTTTTCTTCCAGATCCACGACCCGACGACCAGGAACCGCCAGGGTAACGATATCGGTACAAGCTACCGCTCTGCCCTGTTCTACCTCGACGAAGAGCAGAAGCGCGTAGCCGAAGACACGGTGGCCGACGCCGACGCCTCCGGTCTCTGGCCCGACAAGGTGGTCACCGAGATCGTGCCCGCCGGCCCGTTCTGGGAAGCCGAGCCGGAACACCAGGACTATCTCGAACACTATCCCAACGGCTACACTTGCCATTTCATCCGACCGAACTGGAAGCTGCCCAAACGCGGGTGA
- a CDS encoding nucleotidyltransferase family protein: MMLTTEHLIEIAMTNPANAEIARRLPSLGLNQCMLTAGCLFQAVWNRQAGHPAAWGVKDYDVFYYDEDVSWEAENEVITLARQLFHDLEVDIEIKNQARVHLWYRQRFGKAYPRLQSAKDGIDRYLIAGTCIGLDVLTGEVYAPYGLSDIEEGLLRVNPVNPEPDLFEQKAKSYQARWPWLKIVGEDGCLK, from the coding sequence TTGATGTTGACCACCGAACACCTGATTGAAATCGCAATGACCAATCCGGCCAACGCCGAGATTGCCCGACGCTTGCCTTCACTCGGCCTGAACCAATGCATGCTGACCGCAGGCTGTCTGTTTCAGGCGGTATGGAATCGGCAAGCCGGGCATCCCGCGGCCTGGGGCGTCAAGGATTACGACGTGTTTTACTATGATGAAGACGTGTCCTGGGAGGCGGAAAACGAGGTCATCACTCTCGCACGCCAGCTCTTTCACGACCTCGAAGTGGACATCGAAATCAAGAATCAGGCACGGGTTCACCTTTGGTACCGCCAGCGGTTCGGCAAGGCGTATCCCAGGCTCCAGTCCGCAAAGGACGGCATAGACCGGTATCTGATTGCGGGAACTTGCATCGGGTTGGATGTGCTGACGGGTGAGGTGTATGCGCCTTACGGTTTGAGCGATATCGAAGAAGGGCTGTTGCGGGTCAATCCGGTCAATCCTGAACCGGATTTGTTCGAGCAGAAGGCCAAGAGTTATCAGGCGCGCTGGCCCTGGTTGAAGATCGTTGGCGAAGACGGTTGTTTGAAATGA
- a CDS encoding nuclear transport factor 2 family protein, translating into MKRTRLLIGFLCLFSGYVAAAPSPGENEVAQAVDHLTQAMLKKNIPELQALTAENLTYGHSSGKVQDKKAFIADIETGKSAFKTLEMQNQTITLSGDVALVRHHFSAQALKVTEVVPTEIENFQIWQKQKGQWLLVGRQAFRF; encoded by the coding sequence ATGAAACGAACCAGACTGCTGATTGGTTTTCTGTGCCTCTTCAGTGGCTACGTAGCGGCAGCCCCTTCCCCGGGCGAGAACGAAGTCGCGCAAGCCGTCGACCACCTGACTCAAGCCATGCTGAAGAAGAACATTCCGGAGCTGCAGGCACTGACTGCCGAGAACCTCACCTACGGGCACTCCAGCGGCAAGGTCCAGGACAAGAAGGCATTCATCGCTGATATCGAAACCGGCAAAAGTGCGTTCAAGACGTTGGAAATGCAGAACCAGACCATCACCCTGTCCGGCGATGTGGCGCTGGTTCGTCACCACTTCTCGGCCCAGGCGCTCAAGGTGACCGAGGTGGTGCCAACGGAAATCGAGAACTTCCAGATCTGGCAGAAACAGAAAGGCCAATGGTTGCTGGTTGGCCGACAAGCCTTTCGGTTCTGA
- a CDS encoding DNA methylase → MNKSISASDLGIHLKNADEGGLFKWFIASFLMGKRIQAEIAAQAYRVIVEKHGRDTPRKLGGCTHRQLVAMLGEAHYVRYDETTATRLLNLCKKLSDEYAGKIGQIQAASADRQTFEKRLLEFDGVGPKTLEIFMRDAAAVLY, encoded by the coding sequence ATGAACAAATCGATCAGTGCCAGCGATCTCGGTATTCATCTGAAAAATGCAGACGAAGGCGGCTTGTTCAAATGGTTTATCGCCAGCTTCCTGATGGGCAAGCGTATCCAGGCAGAGATCGCCGCCCAGGCCTACCGCGTCATCGTTGAAAAACACGGTCGCGATACCCCGCGCAAACTGGGTGGCTGTACCCATCGGCAACTGGTTGCGATGCTGGGTGAAGCCCATTACGTGCGCTACGACGAGACCACCGCGACGCGCCTGTTGAACCTGTGTAAAAAACTCAGCGATGAATACGCCGGCAAGATCGGCCAGATTCAGGCGGCCAGCGCCGATCGCCAAACCTTCGAAAAGCGCTTGCTCGAGTTCGACGGGGTAGGGCCCAAAACCCTGGAGATTTTCATGCGCGATGCCGCGGCGGTGCTCTATTGA
- a CDS encoding DUF72 domain-containing protein translates to MNQANQVPSVHVGCAGWSLPREHWPTFPEHGTHLQRYASQLAAVEINSSFYRPHRSQTYWRWAQSVPAAFRFSVKVPKLITHVQRLQGCELLLDEFLSQCTALGDALGCLLVQLPPSLAYEERVAAAFFQALRQRYTGAVVLEPRHASWLDADALLIARRVGRVATDPSPITGGDTPGGWSGIHYWRWHGSPRIYHSDYDLSRLETLARQVQNSAQAGIASWCIFDNTASGFALANALTLQALLGREATLWQAGH, encoded by the coding sequence TTGAACCAGGCTAATCAAGTCCCGTCGGTGCACGTCGGCTGTGCCGGCTGGAGCCTGCCCCGGGAACACTGGCCGACGTTTCCTGAGCACGGCACCCATCTGCAGCGGTATGCCTCGCAACTCGCTGCCGTTGAAATCAACAGCTCTTTTTATCGCCCGCATCGCTCGCAGACCTATTGGCGCTGGGCGCAGTCGGTGCCGGCGGCGTTTCGGTTTTCGGTCAAAGTGCCCAAACTCATCACCCATGTTCAGCGCTTGCAGGGCTGCGAGCTGTTGCTGGACGAATTTCTATCCCAATGCACGGCGCTGGGTGATGCCCTGGGCTGCCTGCTGGTGCAGTTGCCGCCGTCGCTGGCTTACGAGGAACGCGTTGCCGCGGCGTTTTTCCAGGCACTGCGGCAACGTTACACCGGGGCGGTGGTGCTTGAGCCGCGGCATGCAAGCTGGCTGGACGCAGACGCTTTATTGATCGCGCGGCGAGTAGGGCGGGTCGCTACCGACCCATCGCCCATTACCGGCGGCGATACCCCGGGCGGGTGGTCGGGGATTCATTACTGGCGCTGGCACGGCTCGCCGCGCATTTATCACAGTGACTACGACCTGAGCCGATTGGAGACGCTGGCTCGGCAGGTGCAAAATTCGGCGCAGGCAGGCATTGCCAGCTGGTGCATCTTCGATAACACCGCCAGCGGGTTTGCGCTGGCCAACGCGCTGACCCTGCAAGCACTTCTTGGTCGCGAGGCTACGCTGTGGCAAGCCGGGCATTAG
- a CDS encoding methyl-accepting chemotaxis protein, translated as MSIKLRLLLLIGTGLLTALIMSLVSYLGNTQMAQAVNDNEVSMTALRNHLEADMMHDALRADVLAAMLVGLGKSTSSAAEVRSSIEEHAARFREVLGENLKLPVNATVKAGLDKVKPSLDTYINAAERIVGLALTNPEAAQQELGSFNTAFSQLEDQLAALSELIETDTRQTGAGTGQAIGNARFAIGGMLVASLLLLLLQGRWVILSIMGPLQTASRIADSIAHGNLSEPIVEPTRKDEASALIRSLATMQRDLRGMIEAVRSNAHGVSGMSQQLSDGCHEVAGSSQQQSAAASTMAAAASEMTASIEEITRHAERALNMANQAETLAKDGGRVIHQVVNDMDGIARSAQQSAQVIRTLDKESEGIFSIIQVIKGIADQTNLLALNAAIEAARAGEQGRGFAVVADEVRNLAGRTSASTQEIAAMVARIQLSTREAVTSMEAGVAQVDKGMAVTADVERAIREILDATLNTTQLVNDITRTIGEQSLASNEIAHQVEMIAGMSEGNSQVIGRTASTTDELSTLAGRLSQSVDRFRL; from the coding sequence GTGTCGATAAAATTACGTTTGCTGTTGTTGATTGGCACCGGCCTGCTCACCGCCTTGATCATGAGCCTGGTCAGTTACCTGGGAAACACGCAGATGGCGCAGGCGGTGAATGACAACGAGGTCAGCATGACCGCGCTGCGCAATCACCTCGAAGCCGACATGATGCACGACGCGTTACGCGCCGACGTGCTGGCGGCGATGCTGGTCGGGTTGGGCAAAAGCACCAGCAGCGCGGCCGAGGTGCGCAGTTCCATCGAGGAACATGCGGCGCGCTTTCGTGAAGTGCTCGGTGAAAACCTCAAGCTGCCGGTCAATGCCACCGTCAAGGCCGGCCTGGACAAGGTCAAGCCGAGCCTGGATACCTACATCAACGCTGCCGAACGCATCGTCGGCCTGGCGCTAACCAACCCGGAGGCCGCGCAACAGGAGCTGGGTAGCTTCAATACTGCTTTCAGCCAGTTGGAAGACCAGTTGGCCGCTCTGAGTGAGTTGATCGAAACCGACACCCGACAGACCGGCGCCGGTACCGGGCAAGCCATCGGCAACGCCAGGTTCGCCATTGGCGGCATGCTCGTCGCCAGCCTGCTATTGCTCCTCCTCCAGGGCCGCTGGGTGATTTTGAGCATCATGGGGCCGTTGCAGACTGCCAGCCGCATTGCCGACAGCATCGCCCATGGCAACCTGAGCGAACCTATTGTCGAGCCCACCCGCAAGGACGAAGCCAGTGCGCTGATTCGTAGCCTGGCGACCATGCAGCGCGACCTGCGCGGCATGATCGAGGCGGTTCGCAGCAACGCCCATGGCGTGAGCGGCATGAGCCAGCAGTTGAGCGACGGCTGTCACGAGGTCGCCGGCAGCAGCCAGCAGCAAAGCGCAGCGGCCAGCACCATGGCAGCGGCCGCCAGCGAGATGACCGCCAGCATCGAGGAAATCACCCGGCATGCCGAGCGGGCGCTGAACATGGCCAACCAGGCGGAGACCCTGGCCAAGGATGGCGGGCGGGTGATCCATCAGGTGGTCAACGACATGGACGGCATCGCCCGTTCGGCACAGCAATCGGCCCAGGTGATCCGCACGCTGGACAAGGAGTCCGAAGGGATCTTCAGCATCATCCAGGTGATCAAGGGCATTGCCGATCAAACCAACCTGCTGGCGCTGAACGCCGCCATCGAGGCCGCTCGCGCCGGGGAGCAGGGCCGTGGTTTTGCCGTGGTGGCCGACGAAGTGCGCAACCTGGCGGGGCGCACCAGCGCCTCCACCCAGGAAATTGCCGCCATGGTCGCGCGTATCCAGCTCAGCACCCGGGAGGCGGTGACCAGCATGGAAGCGGGCGTGGCCCAGGTCGACAAAGGCATGGCGGTGACCGCCGACGTCGAACGCGCCATTCGCGAGATTCTCGACGCCACGCTGAACACCACGCAACTGGTCAACGACATCACCCGCACCATCGGCGAACAGAGCCTGGCGAGCAATGAAATCGCGCATCAGGTGGAAATGATCGCCGGCATGTCCGAGGGCAACAGCCAAGTCATCGGCCGCACCGCCTCGACCACCGATGAACTGTCCACCCTGGCGGGCAGGCTGTCGCAATCGGTGGATCGGTTTCGGCTCTGA
- the sodC gene encoding superoxide dismutase family protein, producing the protein MKRSMWFGLIATLATGTAHAASQEVPMNLVSAEGVPQAIGTITVNETPYGLLFTPNLKSLPAGMHGFHVHENGSCEAGMKDGVKGAALAAGGHLDPQKTGKHLGPYADGHLGDLPAVYVTADGIANYPVLAPRLKTLSQIKGHALMIHAGADNHSDMPKPLGGGGDRVACGVI; encoded by the coding sequence ATGAAACGCTCCATGTGGTTTGGATTGATCGCTACGCTGGCAACTGGCACGGCACACGCAGCTTCCCAGGAAGTGCCCATGAATCTGGTTAGCGCCGAGGGGGTGCCCCAGGCCATCGGCACGATAACGGTCAACGAGACACCCTATGGCCTGTTGTTCACGCCGAATCTCAAATCCCTGCCAGCGGGCATGCACGGTTTTCATGTGCACGAAAACGGCAGCTGCGAAGCCGGCATGAAGGATGGGGTCAAAGGTGCTGCACTGGCGGCCGGGGGACATCTGGATCCGCAGAAAACCGGCAAGCACCTGGGCCCATATGCCGACGGGCACCTGGGGGATCTGCCGGCGGTCTACGTGACAGCCGATGGCATCGCCAATTATCCGGTACTGGCGCCGCGCCTCAAGACGCTCTCGCAAATCAAAGGGCACGCGCTGATGATCCACGCCGGCGCCGATAATCATTCGGACATGCCAAAACCCTTGGGCGGTGGCGGCGATCGTGTGGCGTGCGGTGTGATCTGA
- the ilvD gene encoding dihydroxy-acid dehydratase yields the protein MSDKVDLRKYSSQVVDGIERAPGRSMLRAVGFTDEDFKKPQIGIASTWAMVTPCNMHIDKLAIEAEKGANAAGAKGVIFNTITISDGIANGTEGMKYSLVSREVIADSIEVVAGCEGFDGLVTVGGCDKNMPGCLIGMARLNRPSIFVYGGTIRPGAGHTDIISVFEAVGQNARGDINEIQVKQIEEVAIPGPGSCGGMYTANTMASAIEALGMSLPGSSSQDAVGSDKASDSFRAGQQVMELLKLDLKPRDIMTRKAFENAIRVVIALAGSTNAVLHLLAMAHAVDVELTLDDFVELGKVSPVVADLRPSGKYMMSELVAIGGIQPLMKRMLAAGMLHGDVLTVTGKTLAENLENVPDYPEGQDVILPFDQPVKKDSHLVVLRGNLSPTGAVAKITGKEGLRFEGTARVYHGEEGALAGILNGEVKAGDVIVIRYEGPRGGPGMREMLSPTSAVMGKGLGKDVALITDGRFSGGSHGFVVGHITPEAFEGGPIALIEDGDRITIDAETRQISVDVSDAELAERKTRWVRPESKYKRGVLAKYAKTVSSASEGAVTDKYL from the coding sequence ATGAGCGATAAAGTCGATTTGCGCAAATACTCCTCTCAAGTGGTCGACGGCATAGAGCGCGCGCCCGGCCGCTCGATGCTGCGCGCCGTGGGTTTCACCGACGAGGATTTCAAGAAGCCGCAGATCGGCATCGCTTCGACCTGGGCGATGGTCACGCCGTGCAACATGCACATCGACAAGCTGGCGATCGAAGCGGAAAAAGGCGCGAACGCCGCCGGCGCCAAGGGCGTGATCTTCAACACCATCACCATTTCCGACGGCATCGCCAACGGCACCGAAGGCATGAAGTATTCGCTGGTGTCGCGGGAGGTGATTGCCGATTCCATTGAAGTGGTCGCCGGTTGCGAGGGCTTTGACGGGCTGGTAACCGTGGGCGGCTGCGACAAGAACATGCCGGGCTGCCTGATCGGCATGGCGCGGCTGAATCGCCCCTCCATCTTCGTCTATGGCGGCACCATCCGCCCCGGTGCCGGCCACACCGACATCATTTCCGTGTTCGAAGCCGTGGGCCAGAATGCCCGGGGTGATATCAACGAGATCCAGGTCAAGCAGATCGAGGAAGTGGCAATCCCCGGCCCCGGTTCCTGCGGCGGCATGTACACGGCCAACACCATGGCCTCGGCCATCGAGGCGTTGGGCATGAGCCTGCCGGGTTCCAGCTCCCAGGACGCGGTCGGCAGCGACAAGGCCTCGGACAGTTTCCGCGCCGGCCAGCAGGTGATGGAGCTGCTCAAGCTGGACCTCAAGCCGCGGGACATCATGACCCGCAAGGCGTTTGAAAACGCGATTCGGGTGGTGATCGCCCTCGCCGGCTCGACCAATGCGGTGCTGCACCTGTTGGCCATGGCCCATGCGGTGGATGTCGAGCTGACCCTGGATGATTTCGTCGAGCTGGGCAAGGTGTCGCCGGTGGTGGCCGACCTGCGCCCCAGCGGCAAATACATGATGAGCGAACTGGTGGCCATCGGCGGCATCCAGCCGTTGATGAAGCGCATGCTGGCGGCCGGCATGCTGCACGGCGATGTGCTGACGGTCACCGGCAAGACCCTGGCGGAGAACCTGGAAAACGTGCCTGACTACCCCGAAGGCCAGGACGTGATCCTGCCCTTCGACCAGCCGGTGAAGAAGGACTCGCACCTGGTGGTGCTGCGCGGCAACCTCTCGCCCACGGGCGCGGTGGCCAAGATCACCGGCAAGGAGGGTTTGCGCTTTGAAGGCACGGCTCGGGTGTATCACGGTGAGGAAGGCGCGCTGGCGGGCATTCTCAACGGCGAAGTCAAGGCCGGCGATGTGATCGTGATCCGCTACGAAGGCCCCAGGGGCGGCCCCGGCATGCGCGAAATGCTCTCGCCGACGTCGGCGGTGATGGGCAAGGGCTTGGGCAAGGATGTGGCGCTGATTACCGACGGACGCTTCTCCGGTGGTTCCCACGGTTTCGTGGTGGGGCACATCACGCCGGAAGCCTTCGAGGGCGGGCCGATCGCGCTGATCGAAGATGGCGACAGGATCACGATCGACGCGGAAACCCGGCAGATCAGCGTCGACGTGTCCGACGCCGAACTGGCCGAGCGCAAGACGCGCTGGGTGCGGCCGGAATCGAAGTACAAACGCGGGGTGCTGGCCAAGTATGCCAAGACCGTGTCCAGTGCTTCGGAAGGTGCTGTGACGGATAAGTATCTGTAG
- the mqo gene encoding malate dehydrogenase (quinone): MFKKMNTALLGLALSMGITSVQAEEAKKVDVLLIGGGIMSATLGVWLNELEPGTSMEMIERLDGVAQESSNGWNNAGTGHSALAELNYTPEDDKGNVQIPKAVEINEAFQISRQFWAWQVQQGVLKNPRSFINSTPHMSFVWGDDNIKFLKKRYEALQASPLFAGMQYSEDPAVIRKWVPLMMEGRDPNQKIAATWSPIGTDVNFGEITRQFVAHLQTTPKFDLKLSSEVQDITRNEDGSWRVSYKNLKDGKKSETDAKFVFIGAGGGALHLLQKSGIPEAKEYAGFPVGGSFLVTENPTLAEQHLAKAYGKASVGAPPMSVPHLDTRVLDGKRVILFGPFATFSTKFLKEGSYLDLLSTTTTHNVWPMTKVGIKEYPLVEYLAGQLMLSDEDRLDALKEYFPNAKAEDWRLWQAGQRVQIIKRDEAAGGVLKLGTEIVASQDGSIAGLLGASPGASTAAPIMLTVLQKVFKDKVASPAWQEKLHQIVPSYGTQLNGSPEKVAEEWAYTAKVLELTPPPVMGQAAVPAVPAAAEQPKAVKENAASDMAL, from the coding sequence ATGTTTAAGAAAATGAACACAGCCCTGCTGGGGCTGGCTTTGTCGATGGGGATCACTTCCGTTCAGGCGGAAGAGGCAAAGAAAGTCGATGTGCTGCTCATCGGCGGCGGCATCATGAGCGCGACCCTGGGTGTGTGGCTCAATGAGCTGGAACCCGGCACCTCGATGGAAATGATCGAGCGCCTCGACGGCGTCGCCCAGGAAAGCTCCAACGGCTGGAACAACGCCGGTACCGGTCACTCCGCCCTGGCCGAGTTGAACTACACCCCGGAAGACGACAAGGGCAACGTGCAGATCCCGAAAGCCGTTGAAATCAACGAAGCCTTCCAGATCTCCCGTCAATTCTGGGCCTGGCAGGTTCAGCAAGGCGTGCTGAAAAACCCGCGTTCGTTCATCAACTCCACGCCGCACATGAGCTTTGTGTGGGGCGATGACAACATCAAGTTCCTGAAAAAGCGCTACGAAGCCCTGCAAGCGAGCCCGCTGTTCGCCGGCATGCAGTACTCCGAAGACCCGGCCGTGATCAGGAAATGGGTGCCGCTGATGATGGAAGGGCGTGACCCGAACCAGAAAATCGCCGCCACCTGGTCCCCGATCGGCACCGACGTCAACTTCGGCGAAATCACCCGCCAGTTCGTCGCGCACCTGCAGACCACACCGAAATTCGACTTGAAACTGTCCAGCGAAGTGCAGGACATCACCCGCAACGAAGACGGCAGCTGGCGCGTCAGCTACAAAAACCTCAAGGACGGCAAAAAATCCGAAACCGACGCCAAGTTCGTGTTCATCGGCGCCGGCGGCGGTGCCCTGCACCTGCTGCAGAAGTCCGGCATTCCTGAAGCCAAGGAATACGCAGGCTTCCCGGTAGGCGGCTCGTTCCTCGTCACCGAAAATCCGACCCTTGCCGAGCAACACCTGGCCAAGGCCTACGGCAAAGCCTCCGTTGGCGCCCCGCCGATGTCGGTGCCGCACCTGGACACCCGTGTTCTCGATGGCAAGCGCGTCATCCTGTTTGGCCCATTCGCGACCTTCAGCACCAAGTTCCTCAAGGAAGGCTCGTACCTGGACCTGCTGAGCACCACCACCACCCACAACGTGTGGCCAATGACCAAGGTCGGCATCAAGGAATACCCGCTGGTCGAGTACCTGGCCGGCCAACTGATGCTGTCGGACGAAGACCGCCTCGACGCCCTGAAGGAATACTTCCCGAACGCCAAGGCCGAAGACTGGCGCCTGTGGCAAGCCGGCCAGCGCGTGCAGATCATCAAGCGTGACGAAGCCGCCGGTGGCGTGCTGAAGCTGGGCACCGAGATCGTCGCTTCGCAAGACGGCAGCATTGCCGGTCTGCTGGGCGCATCGCCAGGCGCATCGACTGCCGCGCCGATCATGCTGACCGTGCTGCAGAAGGTGTTCAAGGACAAGGTGGCTTCCCCGGCCTGGCAGGAGAAGCTGCACCAGATCGTGCCGAGTTATGGCACGCAGTTGAATGGCAGCCCGGAGAAGGTGGCTGAAGAGTGGGCTTACACCGCGAAGGTGTTGGAGCTGACTCCGCCGCCGGTGATGGGTCAGGCTGCAGTTCCTGCTGTGCCTGCTGCCGCTGAACAGCCGAAGGCTGTGAAAGAGAATGCTGCTAGTGATATGGCTCTGTAA